Proteins encoded together in one Campylobacter concisus window:
- the nuoL gene encoding NADH-quinone oxidoreductase subunit L, protein MILFCISLFFPLLSFIIAGIFSHSSKNLFIGLFCSLLMIVSATASLMLTASLSVDEPLNLTLKEFISLGSLDLSFSFYLDAISLVMLSTVGVVASIVHIYSIGYMRDDASFNRFFSYLGLFVFCMNVLVSSDNFIGLFIGWEGVGLCSWLLIGFWYKRPSANVAANEAFVMNRVADLAMLVGIFYIFYSFGSLKFSEVFNARSDLSGLNLGIIATLLFIGAMGKSAQFPFHTWLANAMEGPTPVSALIHAATMVTAGVYLVIRANFIFANVPEVSHFIACLGAFVAIFAASIALVHNDLKKIVAYSTLSQLGYMFVAAGLGAYKIALFHLVTHAFFKSLLFLCAGNVMHAMNDELNIKKMGGLYKFMKPTALLSIIASCALAGFYPFAGFFSKDKILEVAFSENQILWAVLLFGAVLTAFYSFRLVMLVFFAKPKSDTHAHEAKNYMLVGMSVLGVLSVISGFFWSNFSEFLGASLGDFKLNLSHSSEIFLLVLTLTLVLASAGFAVFAYKKEIFKESICESKLYKILQNAYFIPKFYEKFFINGYAFISKICKKFDEMIVDKSVDFVALLVTKFAYLANKMQSGDLSVMLRFMVAGFALLLSFIFLLNGAK, encoded by the coding sequence ATGATTTTATTTTGTATTTCGCTATTTTTCCCGCTTCTTAGCTTCATCATAGCTGGCATCTTTTCGCATAGCAGCAAGAATTTATTTATCGGTCTTTTTTGCTCGCTTCTCATGATCGTTAGCGCCACAGCTTCACTCATGCTAACGGCTAGTCTTAGCGTAGATGAGCCACTAAATTTAACCCTAAAAGAGTTTATAAGCTTAGGCTCGCTTGATCTTAGCTTTAGCTTCTACCTTGACGCGATTAGCCTTGTGATGCTTAGCACCGTGGGAGTGGTTGCTAGCATCGTGCATATCTACTCCATTGGCTACATGAGAGATGACGCGAGCTTTAACCGCTTTTTTAGCTACCTTGGGCTCTTTGTCTTTTGCATGAACGTCCTTGTTTCAAGTGATAACTTCATAGGGCTATTTATCGGCTGGGAGGGCGTTGGTCTTTGCTCGTGGCTACTTATTGGCTTTTGGTATAAAAGGCCTAGCGCAAACGTCGCTGCAAACGAAGCCTTTGTGATGAATAGAGTAGCTGATCTAGCCATGCTTGTTGGCATTTTTTATATATTTTATAGCTTTGGCTCGCTTAAATTTAGCGAGGTTTTTAACGCTAGAAGCGACCTTTCTGGGCTAAATTTAGGCATCATCGCCACACTTCTTTTTATAGGCGCCATGGGTAAAAGCGCACAGTTTCCATTTCACACTTGGCTTGCAAACGCCATGGAGGGACCAACGCCGGTTTCTGCGCTCATCCACGCTGCGACCATGGTAACAGCTGGCGTTTATCTGGTTATACGCGCAAATTTTATCTTTGCAAACGTGCCTGAAGTCTCGCACTTTATAGCCTGCCTTGGCGCATTTGTAGCGATATTTGCCGCTAGCATCGCGCTAGTGCATAACGACCTTAAAAAGATAGTCGCCTACTCGACGCTTTCGCAGCTTGGATATATGTTTGTAGCCGCTGGTCTTGGCGCTTACAAGATCGCACTTTTTCACCTTGTCACGCACGCATTTTTCAAGTCTTTGCTCTTTTTGTGCGCTGGCAACGTCATGCACGCGATGAACGACGAGCTAAATATCAAAAAAATGGGCGGACTTTATAAATTTATGAAGCCAACAGCACTTCTTTCTATCATCGCAAGCTGCGCACTGGCTGGCTTTTATCCATTTGCTGGCTTTTTTTCTAAAGATAAAATTTTAGAAGTCGCCTTTAGTGAAAATCAAATTTTGTGGGCCGTCTTGCTATTTGGCGCGGTGCTTACGGCATTTTATAGCTTTAGACTTGTCATGCTAGTCTTTTTTGCAAAGCCAAAGAGCGATACTCACGCACATGAAGCCAAAAACTACATGCTTGTTGGCATGAGTGTGCTCGGCGTTCTATCAGTCATCAGCGGCTTTTTTTGGAGTAACTTTAGCGAGTTTTTGGGTGCTAGCCTTGGGGATTTTAAGCTAAATTTATCTCACAGCAGTGAAATTTTCTTACTCGTTTTAACGCTTACTCTAGTGCTAGCAAGTGCTGGTTTTGCAGTCTTTGCTTATAAAAAAGAAATTTTTAAAGAGAGCATTTGCGAGAGCAAGCTATATAAAATTTTGCAAAATGCCTACTTTATACCAAAATTTTATGAGAAATTTTTTATAAATGGCTACGCTTTTATCTCTAAAATTTGTAAGAAATTTGACGAGATGATAGTTGATAAAAGTGTCGATTTTGTCGCACTTTTGGTTACTAAATTTGCGTATCTTGCAAACAAAATGCAAAGTGGCGATCTAAGCGTCATGCTTAGATTTATGGTCGCAGGATTTGCCTTGCTTTTAAGCTTTATATTTTTATTAAACGGAGCCAAATAA
- a CDS encoding NADH-quinone oxidoreductase subunit M: MLSVIIFFPAISAILGFLIENKSIKFYGASIALIELLLAIFICVNVDFQGYDFVLTHQVSLIPSLNISYFVGIDTISLVLIVLSAFMSFISIAALSDDGNLKHLVISVLFLESTMMGVFSALDMILFYSFWELSLIPLLYIIGAFGSKNRIYAAIKFFIYTFLGSVFMLVAIIFIGYLCYQKSGVFSFNLLDWYKLGIGENAQIWLFLAFFFAFGVKTPLFPFHTWLPYAHGQAPTIGSVLLASVLLKMGTYGFVRFSLPLFPDASLLLSGFVCVIAIIMIIYAALVAYAQSDMKQVIAYSSISHMGVIMLGIFSLNLIGLGGSIFLMISHGIVSGALFLLVGVIYERAHTKEICEFGGLAKVMPKYALIFFIATLASIGLPLTIGFVGEFLSLIGVFKLNKLFALLGGFSIIVGAVYMLVLYKRVFFGECKEKNLSLKDLNFKELVALVPLCLLIIILGIAPNLILKPLEPSVQNIISKMQTRAVNSGTKDKISSLNGGSKL, encoded by the coding sequence ATGCTAAGTGTCATCATATTTTTCCCAGCAATAAGCGCAATACTTGGCTTTTTGATAGAAAATAAAAGCATCAAATTTTATGGAGCAAGCATCGCTTTAATCGAGCTTTTACTAGCTATTTTTATATGCGTAAATGTCGATTTTCAGGGTTATGACTTTGTTTTGACGCATCAAGTCTCGCTCATACCAAGCCTAAATATCAGCTACTTTGTCGGCATCGACACCATCTCACTTGTGCTTATAGTCCTTAGCGCATTTATGAGCTTTATCTCTATCGCCGCACTTAGTGACGATGGAAATTTAAAGCACCTGGTTATTAGCGTGCTATTTTTAGAGAGCACGATGATGGGCGTCTTTAGCGCGCTTGATATGATCTTGTTTTACAGCTTTTGGGAGCTTAGTCTCATACCGCTTCTTTACATCATCGGCGCATTTGGCAGTAAAAATAGAATTTACGCTGCGATTAAGTTTTTCATCTACACATTTTTAGGCTCTGTCTTTATGCTAGTGGCGATCATCTTTATCGGCTATCTGTGCTACCAAAAAAGCGGCGTATTTAGCTTTAACCTGCTTGATTGGTACAAGCTTGGCATCGGAGAAAATGCTCAAATTTGGCTATTTTTAGCATTTTTCTTCGCTTTTGGCGTCAAAACTCCGCTATTTCCATTTCACACGTGGCTACCTTACGCACACGGACAGGCTCCGACTATCGGCTCAGTGCTGCTTGCTAGCGTGCTTTTGAAGATGGGCACTTATGGCTTTGTGAGATTTTCACTTCCACTTTTTCCAGATGCGAGCCTACTTTTAAGCGGCTTTGTCTGCGTCATAGCTATCATCATGATCATCTACGCAGCCCTTGTTGCCTACGCACAAAGCGATATGAAGCAAGTGATCGCTTATAGCTCCATTTCACACATGGGTGTCATCATGCTTGGCATCTTTTCACTAAATTTAATAGGCCTTGGCGGCTCGATATTTTTAATGATAAGCCACGGCATCGTAAGTGGCGCGCTATTTTTGTTAGTTGGTGTCATCTACGAGAGAGCTCACACAAAAGAAATTTGCGAATTTGGCGGCCTTGCTAAGGTGATGCCAAAGTATGCACTTATATTTTTTATAGCAACGCTTGCAAGTATCGGCCTGCCACTAACGATCGGCTTTGTGGGCGAGTTTTTGAGCCTAATTGGCGTATTTAAGCTAAACAAGCTCTTTGCGCTACTTGGTGGCTTTAGCATCATCGTGGGCGCTGTTTATATGCTGGTACTTTATAAAAGGGTCTTTTTTGGCGAGTGCAAGGAGAAAAATTTAAGTCTAAAAGATCTAAATTTTAAAGAGTTAGTCGCTCTTGTGCCACTTTGCTTGCTCATAATCATTCTTGGTATCGCACCAAATTTGATACTAAAACCGCTTGAGCCAAGCGTACAAAATATCATAAGTAAAATGCAAACTAGAGCTGTAAATAGCGGCACAAAGGATAAAATTTCATCTTTAAACGGCGGGAGCAAACTATGA
- a CDS encoding NADH-quinone oxidoreductase subunit J has protein sequence MYESFAFYLFSALILVSFSFSVLCKNALNAVSALAAGMVFISAIFFLLGAEFLGVVQIVVYTGAVVVLYAFAMMFFDTSKECEPKSGKKAKIIIYLLSSFIALLLIFIFLAPIYSAKQEVVNSTLASLGNIEAVGILLFSKYLLAFEMCAIMLLVAMVAGIILIHKDLDAQSKFEEML, from the coding sequence ATGTATGAGAGCTTTGCATTTTATCTTTTTAGCGCCCTTATATTAGTTAGTTTTTCTTTTAGCGTGCTTTGCAAAAACGCCCTAAACGCGGTCTCTGCGCTAGCTGCTGGCATGGTTTTTATATCAGCTATATTTTTCTTGCTTGGGGCTGAGTTTTTAGGCGTGGTGCAAATCGTCGTCTATACAGGCGCGGTGGTCGTTTTATACGCATTTGCGATGATGTTTTTTGACACCAGCAAGGAGTGCGAGCCAAAAAGTGGCAAAAAAGCAAAGATCATCATCTATCTTCTAAGCAGCTTCATAGCGCTTCTTTTGATATTTATCTTTTTAGCGCCGATCTATAGCGCAAAGCAAGAGGTTGTAAATTCTACTCTCGCTAGTCTTGGCAACATCGAAGCGGTTGGAATTTTACTCTTTAGCAAGTATCTGCTAGCCTTTGAGATGTGCGCTATCATGCTACTTGTGGCGATGGTGGCTGGCATCATCTTGATACATAAAGATCTAGACGCGCAAAGCAAATTTGAGGAGATGCTATGA
- the nuoH gene encoding NADH-quinone oxidoreductase subunit NuoH, with protein MSEMLFFVITTIVKAVVILAVMASLAGLATYAERKVLAYMQRRVGPDMVGPAGVLQIVADMIKLFTKEDIVPANANKFIFLIAPLISAIAAFAALAPVPFLPEFEVFGHTIRPILADINVGVLYIAGVAAGCVFSPLAAGLASYNKFALISAARAVVALLSFEVVAGMALLSVVMVTSSLSLVDINNYQKGIFNWLIFKQPLAFVLFVMASFVECNRTPFCLTENETEIVAGYGTEYSGMRWAMFFIGEYTNMIAASIIITLLFLGGFNEFLFIPGALMIILKSSLVFFFFLWTRASWPHLRVDQLSMLCWKILLPLGILNVVITGFALLI; from the coding sequence ATGAGTGAAATGCTATTTTTCGTGATAACAACTATTGTTAAAGCAGTCGTCATCTTGGCCGTCATGGCTAGCCTTGCTGGCCTTGCGACCTACGCCGAAAGAAAGGTGCTAGCCTACATGCAGCGCCGCGTGGGACCTGATATGGTTGGGCCTGCTGGCGTGCTTCAGATCGTGGCTGATATGATAAAGCTCTTTACAAAAGAGGACATCGTCCCAGCAAATGCAAATAAATTTATCTTTCTAATAGCCCCTTTAATCTCTGCTATCGCGGCATTTGCAGCGCTTGCGCCTGTGCCATTTTTGCCTGAGTTTGAGGTTTTTGGACATACGATTAGACCGATACTTGCAGATATAAACGTGGGCGTTTTGTATATCGCTGGCGTGGCAGCAGGTTGCGTCTTTTCGCCACTTGCAGCAGGCCTTGCAAGTTACAATAAATTTGCACTAATCAGCGCCGCTCGCGCAGTCGTAGCGCTTCTTAGTTTCGAAGTGGTCGCTGGCATGGCACTTTTAAGCGTTGTCATGGTGACTAGCTCGCTCTCGCTAGTTGATATAAACAACTATCAAAAAGGCATCTTTAACTGGCTCATCTTCAAACAGCCCCTTGCCTTCGTGCTTTTTGTGATGGCAAGCTTTGTGGAGTGCAACAGAACGCCGTTTTGCCTAACAGAAAACGAGACCGAGATCGTGGCAGGTTATGGCACCGAGTATAGCGGCATGAGATGGGCGATGTTTTTTATCGGCGAATACACAAACATGATCGCAGCAAGCATCATCATCACGCTTTTGTTTTTGGGTGGTTTTAATGAGTTTTTATTTATCCCAGGCGCTTTGATGATCATCTTAAAATCAAGCCTAGTCTTTTTCTTTTTTCTTTGGACGAGGGCGTCGTGGCCGCATCTAAGGGTCGATCAGCTTAGCATGCTTTGCTGGAAAATTTTGCTTCCGCTTGGCATCTTAAATGTCGTAATCACCGGCTTTGCACTACTTATCTAA
- the nuoK gene encoding NADH-quinone oxidoreductase subunit NuoK yields MIGLTHYLILASLVFVIGLVGIMRRRNLIMLFFSSEILLNSANIALAAISKYYFDLTGQIIAFFIVAIAASEVAVGLGLLVLWYKKTGSISLDSMTNMKG; encoded by the coding sequence ATGATAGGCCTTACTCACTACCTCATCCTAGCAAGCCTGGTCTTTGTCATAGGGCTTGTTGGCATAATGAGAAGAAGAAATTTGATAATGCTATTTTTCTCAAGTGAAATTTTACTAAACTCAGCAAACATCGCGCTTGCTGCTATCTCAAAATACTACTTTGACCTAACTGGGCAGATCATCGCATTTTTTATAGTAGCCATAGCAGCTAGCGAGGTCGCCGTGGGACTTGGACTGCTTGTGCTTTGGTATAAAAAGACTGGCAGCATCAGTTTAGATTCGATGACAAATATGAAAGGCTAA
- the nuoI gene encoding NADH-quinone oxidoreductase subunit NuoI, whose protein sequence is MSEKRYILIDEKIEPKGTFDKFKHFIAATFKLDLLVGLKITLKQMLFSKSHTLKYPMQKMELNARYRGIHRLLKFVESENERCIGCGLCEKICVSNCISMKTSLGEDGRKKVASYTINLSRCVYCGFCADVCPELAIVCGQEYEVASENKILFGTKNEFLTDDKFLKDQAEFEGYGALPKNANSLVKKTPNALTNEDKAEVMDINLKGSSDV, encoded by the coding sequence ATGAGCGAGAAAAGATATATTTTGATAGACGAAAAGATAGAGCCAAAAGGGACATTTGATAAATTTAAGCACTTCATCGCCGCTACTTTTAAGCTTGATCTTTTAGTAGGGCTAAAGATCACGCTAAAGCAGATGCTCTTTAGCAAGTCGCACACTCTAAAATATCCTATGCAAAAGATGGAGCTAAACGCCAGATATAGGGGGATTCATAGGCTTTTAAAATTTGTTGAAAGCGAAAATGAGCGCTGCATAGGCTGTGGGCTATGTGAGAAAATTTGCGTTAGCAACTGCATCTCGATGAAGACTTCTCTTGGCGAAGATGGCCGCAAAAAGGTCGCAAGCTACACGATAAATTTAAGCAGGTGCGTCTATTGCGGATTTTGCGCTGATGTCTGCCCTGAGCTTGCCATAGTTTGTGGGCAAGAGTACGAGGTCGCAAGTGAAAACAAAATCCTTTTTGGTACAAAAAATGAGTTTTTGACAGATGATAAATTCTTAAAAGATCAAGCCGAGTTTGAGGGCTATGGCGCGCTACCTAAAAATGCTAATAGCCTAGTAAAAAAGACGCCAAATGCGCTTACAAATGAAGATAAGGCAGAAGTGATGGATATAAATTTAAAAGGGTCAAGCGATGTATGA